A genomic region of Candidatus Methylomirabilis tolerans contains the following coding sequences:
- the ald gene encoding alanine dehydrogenase encodes MVIGVPKEIKEAESRVAVIPAGVQALRAHGHRVLVQRGAGVGSGLPDEAYARAGAELVGDPSMIYGEADLICKVKEPIPPECEMLREGQVLFTFLHLAPTPELTKRLLARRVVAVAYETVQTPDGRKPLLEPMSEIAGRMAVHIGAYYLATPHGGRGVLIGGVPGVPPATVVILGGGTVGANAAKVAAGMGAWVYLLDVNQACMRHLDEILPENVTTLISNQMSIEECVRRADILIGAVYISGARAPKLVTREMVTLMKPGSVIVDVAIDQGGCIETSRPTSHSDPVYVVDGIVHYCVSNMPGAFARTSTFALTNVTLPYALRIADSGWRRAILECPELSLGLNVALGHITHPAVADAHGLAYLSPLDVAKA; translated from the coding sequence ATGGTCATCGGGGTCCCGAAAGAGATCAAAGAGGCTGAGAGCCGGGTGGCGGTCATCCCGGCCGGCGTGCAGGCCCTGCGGGCGCATGGGCACCGGGTGCTGGTCCAGCGGGGGGCCGGGGTCGGCTCCGGCTTGCCGGACGAGGCCTACGCCAGGGCAGGGGCAGAGCTGGTGGGCGATCCGAGCATGATCTATGGTGAGGCTGATCTTATCTGCAAGGTCAAGGAACCGATCCCTCCCGAGTGCGAGATGCTCCGGGAAGGACAGGTGTTATTTACCTTCCTGCATCTGGCACCCACGCCTGAACTCACCAAACGGCTCCTTGCGCGGCGGGTGGTGGCGGTGGCCTACGAGACCGTGCAGACGCCGGACGGCCGAAAGCCGCTGCTCGAGCCGATGAGCGAGATCGCAGGACGGATGGCCGTCCACATCGGGGCGTACTATCTGGCTACCCCGCATGGCGGGCGAGGTGTGCTGATCGGCGGAGTACCCGGGGTCCCCCCCGCCACCGTGGTGATCCTCGGCGGCGGAACCGTCGGGGCAAATGCGGCGAAGGTGGCGGCGGGCATGGGCGCCTGGGTCTATCTGCTGGACGTAAACCAGGCTTGCATGCGTCACCTTGACGAGATCCTGCCCGAGAATGTGACGACCCTCATTTCAAACCAGATGAGTATCGAGGAGTGCGTGAGGCGGGCCGATATCCTGATCGGGGCCGTTTACATCTCCGGGGCCAGAGCCCCCAAGCTGGTGACCCGAGAGATGGTCACGCTCATGAAGCCGGGATCGGTCATCGTCGATGTGGCCATCGACCAGGGCGGTTGCATCGAGACCAGCCGCCCCACCTCCCACAGCGATCCTGTCTACGTTGTAGATGGCATCGTGCACTACTGTGTCTCCAATATGCCTGGCGCCTTCGCCAGAACCTCGACCTTTGCCCTCACCAACGTCACCCTTCCCTATGCCCTCCGGATCGCCGACAGCGGGTGGCGTCGGGCCATTCTGGAGTGCCCGGAGCTGTCGCTGGGACTGAATGTCGCCCTCGGTCACATTACCCATCCCGCTGTGGCCGACGCGCATGGCCTGGCCTACCTGTCGCCTCTGGATGTGGCGAAGGCTTAG